A single window of Paenibacillus sp. SYP-B4298 DNA harbors:
- the proB gene encoding glutamate 5-kinase → MRERIVVKIGSSSLTSEQGGLNKQRIDFFAGELSRLQRAGYEVLLVTSGAVAAGFRRIGYEARPRLVHEKQAAAAVGQALLMQAYQEAFGRDGIGVAQILLTRSDFSNRKRIHNAQMTLDELLCRGILPIINENDTVATAELKFGDNDTLSALVANLVKAKQLLILTDTDGLYTADPRTNPQASRIARVDKISEEIERIAGGAGSSVGTGGMRSKIDAARIAMRGGIPAFVGKLTEDSGLLEALDGQGHGTYFDTAEHSLPMKKQWVGFHSTPRGVVVIDEGAEAAIIEKGKSLLPAGVLHSEGEFHPGDVIEVKNSAGRILGRGVVNYSYWQVQAAAGLGSEEVRKRLDVGRIEIIHRDEWVAFEGH, encoded by the coding sequence ATGAGAGAGAGAATTGTAGTCAAAATCGGGAGCAGCTCGCTCACCTCGGAGCAGGGGGGATTGAATAAGCAACGAATCGATTTTTTTGCTGGTGAGCTATCCAGACTCCAGCGCGCTGGCTATGAAGTGCTGCTGGTCACCTCTGGGGCTGTCGCTGCCGGCTTTCGCCGCATCGGCTATGAAGCCCGTCCGAGGCTGGTGCATGAGAAGCAAGCGGCCGCCGCTGTCGGGCAAGCGCTGCTGATGCAGGCTTATCAGGAGGCGTTCGGACGCGATGGCATCGGCGTGGCGCAAATATTGCTGACACGCTCCGACTTCTCGAACCGCAAACGAATCCACAATGCCCAGATGACTCTCGATGAGCTGCTATGTCGCGGCATCCTGCCCATCATTAACGAGAACGACACCGTCGCTACAGCCGAGCTGAAATTCGGCGACAACGATACGTTGTCCGCGCTCGTCGCTAATCTGGTGAAGGCGAAGCAATTGCTCATCTTAACCGATACGGACGGGCTGTACACAGCAGACCCGCGTACTAATCCACAGGCGAGCCGGATCGCCCGTGTCGATAAAATTTCGGAGGAGATCGAACGCATCGCGGGCGGCGCAGGCAGCAGTGTCGGCACCGGCGGCATGCGCTCCAAGATCGATGCGGCGCGTATCGCGATGCGCGGCGGGATTCCCGCGTTCGTCGGCAAGCTGACCGAGGATAGCGGGCTGCTGGAGGCGCTGGATGGTCAGGGACATGGCACCTACTTCGACACAGCCGAGCACAGCCTGCCAATGAAGAAGCAGTGGGTCGGCTTCCACTCGACACCGCGAGGCGTCGTGGTGATCGATGAGGGAGCCGAGGCAGCGATTATAGAGAAAGGCAAGAGCCTGCTGCCTGCCGGTGTGCTGCATAGCGAGGGAGAATTTCACCCTGGCGATGTGATCGAGGTCAAAAATAGCGCCGGACGCATCCTCGGACGCGGTGTCGTCAATTACTCGTATTGGCAGGTGCAGGCGGCAGCGGGACTTGGGTCCGAGGAGGTTCGCAAGCGGCTGGATGTCGGTCGCATCGAAATTATTCATCGTGACGAATGGGTCGCCTTCGAGGGTCATTAG
- a CDS encoding glutamate-5-semialdehyde dehydrogenase: MSEVQQKAGRAKLTTALMGSLTTEQKNEALLLMADALVQEQQSIITANEEDLERGRRNGTSESLLDRLRLNEQRIASIADGLREIALLPDPIGTVLDQFERPNGLHMTKVQVPLGVIGIIYEARPNVTVDAAGLCLKTGNAVVLRGGSSAISSNRRIVEVLHSALDRSAIPADALQLIEDTDRASVDEMLKLNGLLDVIIPRGGASLIQNVVQNATVPVIETGAGICHTYLDESAQPQMASDIAFNAKVQRPSVCNSMETLLVHRAFAKEHLPHIASRLQEAGVELRGCAATLQLLGSGIEATDEDYATEYNDYILNVRIVDHLDEALAHIARFGTMHSECIVTEDSGNANYFLQQIDAAAVYHNASTRFTDGFEFGYGAEIGISTQKLHARGPMGLPALTSSKFLIRGNGQIRG, from the coding sequence ATGAGTGAAGTACAACAAAAAGCTGGACGCGCCAAGCTCACGACGGCTCTGATGGGCTCCCTGACAACCGAGCAAAAGAACGAGGCCTTGCTGTTAATGGCCGATGCGCTCGTGCAGGAGCAGCAATCGATCATCACCGCCAACGAGGAGGATCTGGAGCGCGGACGCCGCAATGGCACCAGCGAGTCCTTGCTGGATCGCCTCAGACTGAACGAGCAACGGATTGCCAGCATCGCCGACGGCCTGCGCGAGATTGCCCTGCTGCCTGATCCAATCGGCACGGTGCTGGATCAATTCGAGCGCCCGAACGGGCTTCATATGACGAAGGTGCAGGTACCGCTGGGCGTCATCGGCATCATCTACGAGGCCCGTCCGAACGTCACTGTCGACGCAGCCGGGCTGTGCCTGAAGACGGGCAATGCCGTGGTGCTGCGCGGCGGCTCCTCGGCCATCAGCTCGAACCGCCGGATCGTCGAGGTGCTGCACAGCGCGCTTGACCGCTCGGCCATTCCCGCCGATGCGCTGCAATTAATCGAGGATACCGATCGCGCCTCCGTGGACGAGATGCTCAAGCTGAACGGCCTGCTGGATGTCATCATTCCGCGCGGCGGCGCTTCGCTCATCCAGAATGTCGTGCAGAACGCGACCGTCCCGGTCATCGAGACCGGCGCCGGCATCTGCCATACGTATCTGGACGAGAGCGCACAGCCGCAGATGGCCAGCGACATCGCCTTTAATGCGAAGGTGCAGCGCCCATCCGTCTGCAACTCCATGGAGACGCTGCTCGTGCACCGCGCATTTGCTAAGGAGCATCTGCCGCACATCGCCAGCCGGCTCCAGGAGGCTGGTGTTGAGCTGCGAGGCTGTGCCGCAACGCTGCAACTGCTCGGGTCGGGCATCGAGGCCACTGATGAGGACTACGCGACCGAATACAATGATTATATTCTGAATGTACGCATCGTCGATCATCTGGATGAGGCGCTCGCCCATATCGCCCGCTTTGGCACGATGCATTCCGAATGCATCGTCACCGAGGACAGCGGCAACGCCAACTATTTCCTGCAACAGATCGATGCGGCTGCCGTCTACCATAATGCCTCTACCCGCTTTACGGACGGGTTCGAATTCGGCTACGGCGCCGAGATCGGCATCAGCACGCAGAAGCTGCACGCACGCGGGCCAATGGGGCTGCCTGCACTGACCTCTTCCAAATTTCTCATTCGCGGCAACGGTCAGATTAGAGGATAA
- the proC gene encoding pyrroline-5-carboxylate reductase has translation MTASELTLSVNAGIGKLRLAFFGAGSMAEAIVRGLLDRRLTMPGQIAMVNRQDQERLKELHDRYHVITPFTEEAKQSSLEQADLIFLAMKPKDAEAALRHLKQFIQPHQLVVSLVAGLSIRTIERLLEIDVPVVRTMPNTSSTIGLGATGLCFSAKVSEHLRKLSEEIFRSVGITAIVGEEQLLDAVTGLSGTGPAYVYYLMESMIEAGRQLGLGDEAARILTVQTVLGAAHMVQSTGEEPAELRRKVTSPNGTTQAALELLASHQVGESFVKAIARAAERAGELGAMIEGGVKP, from the coding sequence ATGACTGCAAGTGAACTTACTCTATCCGTCAATGCTGGCATCGGCAAGCTGCGCCTCGCCTTCTTCGGCGCCGGCTCGATGGCGGAAGCGATCGTCCGTGGACTGCTGGACCGCAGGCTGACGATGCCTGGTCAGATTGCGATGGTTAACCGCCAGGATCAGGAACGTCTGAAGGAGCTGCATGACCGCTATCATGTCATTACTCCATTCACGGAGGAGGCGAAGCAGAGCAGCCTGGAGCAGGCCGATCTGATCTTCCTCGCCATGAAGCCGAAGGATGCCGAAGCGGCGCTTCGGCACCTCAAGCAGTTCATTCAGCCGCATCAGCTCGTCGTATCGCTTGTAGCGGGGCTGTCGATTCGCACAATCGAACGGCTGCTGGAGATTGATGTGCCTGTTGTGCGCACGATGCCCAACACCTCCAGCACGATTGGCCTGGGCGCAACCGGCCTCTGCTTCTCAGCCAAAGTATCCGAGCATCTACGCAAGCTGTCGGAGGAAATTTTCCGTTCGGTCGGCATTACGGCCATCGTCGGCGAGGAGCAGCTTCTCGATGCTGTTACAGGCTTATCCGGCACAGGCCCGGCCTATGTGTACTACTTGATGGAATCCATGATCGAGGCTGGAAGGCAGCTTGGTCTGGGCGATGAAGCCGCGCGCATCCTGACCGTGCAGACGGTGCTGGGCGCTGCCCATATGGTACAGTCCACCGGCGAGGAGCCAGCGGAGCTGCGCCGCAAGGTGACCTCCCCGAACGGCACCACACAGGCTGCGTTGGAGCTGCTAGCCAGCCATCAAGTCGGTGAATCGTTCGTCAAGGCCATCGCAAGGGCAGCAGAGCGAGCCGGGGAGCTGGGTGCAATGATCGAAGGAGGCGTCAAGCCATGA
- a CDS encoding 2,3-diketo-5-methylthiopentyl-1-phosphate enolase gives MSGYCTATYRCFDDKADFAKKAQAIAVGLTVGSWTDLPEAQKANMEKHLGVVKSVEVHEADAAGERYADIQIAYPDINFSRDIPALLVTIFGKLSMDGRIKLLDVDFSDGFLSAFPGPKFGLPGIRELLGVHDRPLLMSIFKSVVGHDLSALREQFYQQALGGVDLIKDDEILFENPLTPIEKRVEACMEAARQASEQTGQKLLYAVNLTGPTSGLADQARKAIRAGANSLLFNVLAYGFDALHELSSNPDISVPIAAHPAMAGAFYPSPHYGISAPLLLGKLMRIAGADLSLFPSPYGSVVMPKAENMAVKAALLDPSLPVRPSMPVPSAGIHPGIVPLIWQDFGLDVVVNAGGGIHGHPLGTAAGGQAFRQAIEAVMAGESLHERAERHPELKQAIELWGVKQ, from the coding sequence ATGAGCGGCTATTGCACCGCAACGTACCGCTGCTTTGACGATAAGGCTGACTTCGCGAAGAAAGCCCAAGCGATCGCTGTCGGACTAACCGTAGGAAGCTGGACAGATCTACCGGAGGCGCAAAAGGCAAATATGGAGAAGCATCTGGGCGTTGTTAAGAGCGTCGAGGTGCATGAAGCGGATGCTGCTGGCGAGCGCTATGCCGATATTCAGATCGCATACCCGGACATCAACTTCAGCCGCGACATTCCCGCGTTGCTCGTCACCATCTTCGGCAAGCTGTCGATGGACGGCAGGATCAAGCTGCTGGATGTCGACTTCAGCGACGGCTTCCTGTCCGCATTCCCCGGCCCCAAGTTCGGGCTGCCAGGCATACGCGAGCTGCTAGGCGTCCATGATCGTCCGCTGCTGATGAGCATCTTCAAATCCGTTGTCGGGCATGATCTATCTGCGCTTCGCGAGCAATTTTACCAGCAGGCGCTGGGCGGGGTCGATCTGATCAAGGACGATGAAATCTTGTTCGAGAATCCGCTCACACCGATCGAGAAGCGGGTTGAGGCCTGTATGGAGGCTGCGCGGCAGGCAAGCGAGCAGACCGGGCAGAAGCTGCTGTATGCCGTTAACCTGACCGGCCCCACCTCTGGCTTGGCCGACCAGGCACGCAAAGCGATCCGGGCAGGCGCCAATTCGCTGCTGTTTAATGTACTTGCCTATGGCTTTGATGCGCTGCATGAGCTGAGCAGCAATCCAGACATCAGCGTGCCCATTGCTGCGCATCCGGCGATGGCGGGTGCGTTCTACCCATCACCGCATTACGGCATCTCCGCCCCGCTGCTGCTGGGCAAGCTGATGCGGATTGCCGGAGCTGACCTGTCGCTATTCCCTTCCCCCTATGGCTCCGTCGTGATGCCCAAGGCGGAAAATATGGCGGTCAAGGCAGCGCTACTGGACCCTTCGCTGCCGGTGCGTCCAAGCATGCCCGTGCCATCCGCAGGTATCCATCCAGGCATTGTGCCGCTCATCTGGCAGGACTTCGGCCTCGATGTCGTGGTCAACGCCGGGGGAGGCATACATGGTCATCCACTTGGCACAGCAGCAGGCGGGCAAGCGTTCCGCCAGGCAATCGAAGCGGTGATGGCAGGCGAATCGCTGCATGAGAGGGCAGAGCGCCATCCAGAGCTGAAGCAGGCGATCGAGCTATGGGGAGTGAAGCAATGA
- a CDS encoding 2-hydroxy-3-keto-5-methylthiopentenyl-1-phosphate phosphatase: MNQNTRRKQVIFCDFDGTITVNDNIIAIIKHFNPDGWEQIATDVIAERKSIRQGVAEMFRLLPSSMQEEVVNYAIHNARIRDGFAELLTYCKEREIEFYVTSGGIDFFVYPILSAFAIPKEHIYCNGSDFTGERIQITWPHPCDSQCTNDCGMCKTTVMRRFPSEQYERILIGDSVTDFEGAKLADVVFSRSHLTEKCRELGLVYTPYETFHEIIAALEADRR, from the coding sequence ATGAACCAAAACACACGACGCAAGCAGGTCATCTTCTGCGATTTTGACGGGACGATTACAGTCAATGATAATATTATTGCGATCATCAAGCATTTCAACCCGGACGGCTGGGAACAGATTGCGACCGATGTCATAGCCGAGCGCAAGTCGATTCGTCAGGGAGTCGCCGAGATGTTCCGCCTCCTCCCCTCCTCCATGCAGGAGGAGGTAGTGAACTATGCCATCCATAATGCCCGGATTCGCGATGGCTTTGCTGAGCTGCTGACCTACTGCAAGGAACGGGAGATTGAATTTTATGTCACGAGCGGCGGCATCGACTTCTTTGTCTACCCGATTCTATCCGCCTTTGCGATTCCGAAGGAGCACATCTACTGCAACGGCAGTGACTTTACAGGCGAACGCATCCAGATTACATGGCCGCATCCATGCGATAGCCAGTGCACGAATGACTGCGGCATGTGCAAGACAACCGTCATGCGCCGTTTCCCCTCCGAGCAGTATGAGCGTATTCTGATTGGCGACAGCGTGACCGACTTTGAGGGCGCCAAGCTCGCTGATGTCGTCTTCTCCCGCTCGCATCTGACGGAGAAATGCCGCGAGCTAGGTCTTGTCTATACGCCGTATGAGACATTCCATGAGATCATCGCCGCGCTGGAGGCAGACCGCCGCTAA
- the mtnB gene encoding methylthioribulose 1-phosphate dehydratase: MSFSDIALEDKQRALAELSDIKSLFAAKGWFAGTSGNLSIRVGDFDPEQFHFAITASGKDKSLRTPEDFLFVDQQGKPCEQTRLKPSAETLIHCEIYRLTGCGAIFHTHTVFNNVISEWFWERRAVPVEGVELIKAFNIWEEEAKIDIPIVSNYADIPRIVPEITDSLNPALPGILLRKHGIYAWGANAFEAKRHLEAFEFLFEYVYRWELLKGRV, translated from the coding sequence ATGAGTTTTAGCGATATTGCCCTAGAGGACAAACAACGGGCGCTGGCCGAGCTGAGCGACATCAAGTCGCTGTTCGCCGCCAAAGGCTGGTTCGCGGGCACCAGCGGCAATCTGTCGATCCGGGTGGGCGACTTTGACCCGGAGCAGTTTCATTTTGCCATCACTGCAAGCGGCAAGGACAAATCGCTGCGCACGCCGGAGGATTTCCTGTTCGTTGACCAGCAGGGCAAGCCCTGCGAGCAGACGCGGCTGAAGCCTTCCGCAGAGACGCTGATTCATTGCGAAATCTACCGTCTTACCGGCTGCGGCGCTATCTTCCACACCCACACCGTGTTCAACAATGTTATCTCTGAGTGGTTCTGGGAGCGCAGAGCGGTGCCTGTCGAGGGTGTCGAGCTGATCAAGGCGTTCAATATCTGGGAGGAGGAGGCGAAGATCGATATTCCGATCGTCTCCAACTATGCAGATATTCCGCGCATCGTACCGGAGATTACGGACAGTCTGAACCCCGCCCTGCCCGGCATCCTGCTGCGCAAGCATGGCATTTACGCCTGGGGCGCCAATGCATTTGAGGCCAAGCGTCATCTGGAGGCATTCGAGTTTTTATTTGAATATGTGTATCGGTGGGAGCTGCTTAAAGGGAGAGTTTAA
- a CDS encoding ABC transporter ATP-binding protein, which yields MIRLKSEYISLYHFMKPKIIRYAMGLIGSCTITASLIIMQAFAWKYMFNSAVELDFNLLYKSMIVFFIPVLLLVFVSPFFVYLYNSAVKEVMFDIRHKLFSKLVRLPIGFYDKHHSGELYSLMANDVRLIESAYSEHLRTILYQFVLIVASLFSMFVISWKMAIPLFLVCVSFALLTSRFSKSLSRLSGLMQGRRSKETQRLIDIIGGSHIIRMFNLYKVIGRKHQRSIKQVTKLGLMLGRKEGQMEGVAFFIGFLNHGGIYVLGAFLLMNGAIELGILTALVSLQINVSFAFLQIGSNLSQLQISLVGITRLDQLHKEQEETQTLHASERTTTLPDKMGIRIEEVCFRYKQDVPLFDRINLVIEKGSHVAFVGASGSGKTTIAKLILGLYPLQGGNIYIDGQSMDALSLEERRSLIAYVPQDVTLFEGTIMENIRFGNGQATEDEVRAAAEAANAHEFIRRLPEGYGTRIGETGKGLSGGERQRIAIARAVLKNAPFLILDEATSSLDTRSEHLVQEALDRLVKDRTTIVIAHRLSTIEHADMIIVMHKGVIAEQGTHQELISRNGLYHELVETKLTNDLHAAK from the coding sequence TTGATCAGGTTAAAGAGCGAATATATTTCCTTGTACCATTTTATGAAACCTAAGATCATTCGATATGCTATGGGTCTGATAGGCTCGTGCACAATTACGGCCAGTCTAATTATTATGCAGGCTTTTGCGTGGAAATATATGTTTAATTCTGCTGTGGAGCTGGATTTCAATTTATTATACAAAAGTATGATTGTATTTTTTATACCTGTATTACTGCTCGTCTTCGTTTCCCCTTTTTTTGTATATCTTTATAATTCTGCTGTAAAAGAGGTTATGTTCGACATCAGACACAAGCTGTTCTCCAAATTAGTCAGGCTGCCGATCGGTTTTTATGATAAACACCACAGCGGCGAGCTTTATTCCTTGATGGCGAATGACGTTCGACTAATCGAATCCGCTTATTCCGAACATCTTCGCACCATTCTTTATCAGTTTGTGTTGATCGTGGCATCGTTGTTCTCTATGTTTGTGATTAGTTGGAAAATGGCGATTCCTCTGTTTTTGGTTTGTGTCTCGTTTGCCCTTCTTACCTCGAGGTTCTCGAAGTCGTTAAGCCGGCTTAGCGGGTTAATGCAAGGTCGGAGAAGTAAGGAAACACAAAGGTTAATTGACATCATTGGCGGTTCGCACATCATCCGAATGTTTAATCTATACAAAGTAATTGGACGTAAGCACCAGAGAAGCATTAAACAAGTTACCAAGCTGGGGCTTATGTTAGGCCGCAAGGAAGGACAGATGGAGGGAGTCGCTTTTTTTATCGGATTCCTGAACCATGGAGGTATTTATGTACTAGGCGCATTTTTATTGATGAACGGGGCAATCGAATTAGGTATTTTGACAGCGCTCGTTTCCCTTCAGATCAATGTGTCGTTCGCATTTTTGCAGATAGGAAGCAACCTATCACAACTCCAAATTTCACTCGTCGGCATCACTAGACTCGATCAGCTTCATAAGGAGCAGGAGGAGACACAGACTCTACATGCCTCTGAACGAACGACAACATTGCCAGATAAGATGGGAATCCGAATAGAAGAGGTATGTTTTCGTTACAAACAGGATGTGCCCCTTTTTGATCGTATCAACTTGGTCATTGAAAAAGGAAGCCATGTTGCTTTTGTCGGTGCGAGTGGAAGCGGAAAGACTACAATTGCCAAACTGATACTCGGTTTGTATCCACTTCAAGGAGGAAATATCTACATCGATGGCCAATCGATGGATGCTCTATCATTAGAAGAACGGAGAAGTCTGATCGCCTATGTTCCGCAGGATGTCACGCTGTTCGAAGGTACGATTATGGAAAATATTAGGTTTGGAAACGGACAGGCAACGGAAGACGAGGTGAGAGCCGCTGCAGAAGCTGCCAACGCGCACGAGTTTATTCGTCGCTTGCCTGAAGGTTATGGAACAAGGATCGGTGAAACGGGTAAAGGCCTTTCCGGTGGGGAAAGACAACGAATCGCGATCGCCAGAGCCGTATTGAAAAATGCCCCGTTCTTAATTTTGGATGAGGCGACTTCATCCTTAGATACGAGATCGGAGCATCTGGTTCAAGAAGCGTTGGATAGACTTGTCAAGGATCGTACTACTATAGTCATTGCGCATCGATTATCAACAATTGAACATGCAGATATGATCATAGTGATGCATAAGGGAGTTATTGCAGAGCAGGGAACCCATCAGGAGTTAATAAGCCGCAACGGGCTGTATCATGAGCTTGTAGAGACGAAGCTGACGAATGACCTGCATGCCGCAAAATAA
- a CDS encoding ABC transporter ATP-binding protein — translation MNSIKVMYRNLMWFAKPHIHWLFLAIAGLIFIVFIEMFVAYSINNMINEALTSDNQNMLLRYALILFAIIILGGAGKYVVKSSNEKFGALTIGNLKKQLSQTIQRMTIDSLETKHSGELASKFTMDVGEVDNFVKRNMADLMYQPFVFLVSSVFFIYLNWQLYVVGVVVIPLFLKIADAITAPLKKNNEEIQKHFGQMNSVLMETINGATIIKSFNQQEQQLAKFDTMLQQTLHKSMKMEKRLSFIPPLQLVLQAVPYGLCILFGGYLSVNEQISPSELLTCIYLMQFLVGPAVRIPSLFMGFKTTLASIARIEEILTAPREPSNESSLREQETHYAVEFDRVSFGYPDKPLLFENLSFRVEKNQTVALVGASGCGKSSILKLICGLYTLKSGEIRINGNPLSDTNLDEIRSLMAIVSQETFLFPETVMQNIAYGRLDASVDEIVEAAKAANAHEFISNLPEQYLTPVVEKGGNLSGGQKQRINIARALLKEAPVLLLDEPTSALDQQSEALIHESLTRIFKNRTVLVVAHRLSTIMNADNILVLGEGGIIAQGTHLYLMENSCEYFELYNKQFQVSI, via the coding sequence ATGAATAGCATTAAAGTAATGTACAGGAACCTAATGTGGTTCGCTAAGCCGCATATTCATTGGTTGTTCCTCGCTATAGCGGGCCTTATTTTTATCGTATTCATTGAAATGTTCGTCGCGTACTCCATTAATAACATGATTAATGAGGCTCTGACTAGCGATAATCAGAACATGCTACTTCGTTATGCTCTCATTTTATTTGCAATCATCATTTTGGGTGGAGCGGGGAAATATGTTGTCAAAAGCTCAAATGAGAAGTTTGGCGCGTTGACCATTGGAAATTTAAAAAAGCAGTTATCACAAACCATTCAACGAATGACAATAGATAGCTTAGAAACAAAGCATTCGGGAGAGTTGGCTTCAAAATTTACAATGGACGTTGGAGAAGTAGACAACTTTGTGAAGAGAAATATGGCCGATCTTATGTATCAACCGTTTGTATTCCTTGTATCCTCTGTGTTCTTCATTTATTTAAATTGGCAGTTGTACGTTGTTGGTGTCGTTGTCATTCCTTTATTTCTAAAAATCGCGGATGCGATCACGGCTCCATTGAAAAAAAATAACGAAGAGATTCAAAAGCACTTCGGGCAAATGAATTCGGTCTTAATGGAAACGATTAACGGTGCTACTATCATCAAATCATTTAACCAGCAGGAACAGCAGTTGGCAAAGTTCGATACGATGCTTCAACAAACCTTGCACAAGAGCATGAAGATGGAGAAGAGACTGTCCTTCATACCGCCCTTGCAGCTTGTACTGCAGGCTGTTCCCTACGGATTATGTATCCTGTTCGGAGGATATTTAAGCGTAAACGAACAAATATCGCCCTCTGAATTACTGACATGTATTTATTTGATGCAGTTTCTCGTAGGTCCAGCCGTTAGAATTCCTTCCTTATTCATGGGATTCAAGACGACCTTGGCATCTATAGCCAGAATCGAAGAAATTTTGACGGCTCCGCGGGAACCTTCCAATGAATCCAGCCTCAGGGAGCAGGAAACTCATTACGCTGTTGAATTTGATCGCGTATCGTTCGGTTACCCGGACAAACCGCTATTATTTGAAAACCTTAGTTTCCGAGTCGAAAAGAATCAGACTGTAGCCCTTGTTGGTGCGAGCGGCTGCGGGAAAAGCTCCATCCTAAAGCTGATTTGTGGATTGTATACTTTGAAATCTGGGGAAATACGAATCAATGGAAACCCTCTGTCCGATACGAACCTGGATGAAATCAGAAGCTTGATGGCGATCGTCTCGCAAGAAACGTTTCTTTTCCCTGAGACCGTTATGCAAAACATCGCTTACGGAAGATTGGATGCCAGTGTGGATGAGATTGTGGAAGCAGCAAAAGCTGCGAACGCTCATGAGTTTATTTCCAATTTGCCTGAGCAATATCTAACACCAGTCGTTGAGAAAGGGGGCAACCTGTCTGGCGGACAAAAGCAAAGAATTAACATTGCCCGTGCATTGTTGAAGGAGGCGCCTGTGCTCCTGTTAGACGAGCCTACGTCAGCTCTTGACCAGCAATCTGAGGCACTCATTCATGAATCGTTAACCCGCATCTTTAAGAACAGGACGGTTCTGGTCGTTGCTCATCGCTTATCCACAATCATGAATGCGGACAACATTCTCGTATTAGGAGAAGGCGGCATTATCGCTCAGGGAACCCACTTATACTTGATGGAGAATAGTTGCGAGTATTTCGAGCTGTATAACAAACAGTTTCAAGTCTCGATATAA
- a CDS encoding DnaD domain-containing protein, translated as MTVYSNNSIEGLTSLMQEGGVYAPLLLLRTYHKLGLTDTELLLLLQLMAFKQAEGVEFPTPEQLANRMGKTAQEIGQLLRRLMREGLLTIDGEEDPVTGLQSERYNWSGWFDQAAELHLSEQRSSIAQDSKVPQQPSSEPPPINLFSLFEQEFGRPLSPFELDRISSWLDEDGYSDELVRFALKEAVFSGKLYIRYIDRILLEWSRNRVTNVEEARSHTQRYRNGKS; from the coding sequence TTGACTGTTTATTCCAATAACAGTATTGAAGGGTTGACCTCATTGATGCAGGAGGGGGGAGTGTATGCTCCTCTTCTTTTGTTGCGCACGTATCATAAGCTGGGGTTGACCGACACGGAGCTGCTGCTATTATTGCAATTGATGGCGTTCAAGCAGGCGGAGGGGGTTGAATTCCCGACCCCGGAGCAGTTGGCTAACCGCATGGGCAAGACCGCTCAGGAGATTGGACAGTTGCTTCGGCGGCTGATGAGGGAAGGACTGCTGACCATCGACGGGGAGGAAGACCCGGTGACGGGGCTTCAATCCGAGCGTTACAACTGGTCAGGCTGGTTCGATCAGGCAGCCGAGCTGCATCTGAGCGAGCAGCGCAGCAGCATAGCACAAGACAGCAAGGTACCACAGCAGCCATCCAGCGAGCCGCCGCCTATTAATCTGTTCTCGCTATTCGAGCAGGAGTTCGGCAGGCCGTTATCACCATTCGAGCTCGATCGGATCAGCAGTTGGCTGGACGAGGACGGCTATTCGGACGAGCTGGTTCGGTTCGCCTTGAAGGAGGCGGTGTTCTCTGGCAAGCTGTATATCCGTTACATTGATCGTATCCTGCTGGAGTGGAGCCGCAACCGTGTTACCAATGTTGAGGAGGCACGCTCGCATACGCAGCGCTATCGGAATGGGAAGAGTTAG